In a single window of the Limnochorda sp. L945t genome:
- the sdhC gene encoding succinate dehydrogenase, cytochrome b556 subunit → MAQEATASVRPTPRRLSRRLGVKGWVYAGRYPLERYLYTLHRIAGLGLMLYLPLHVWVTGQRLKGPEVWERTMAALSTPVFRFGEFLVLAAFLFHALNGIRLLLGHLGYSLGRPATPVYPYPVALHRQRPLTSILMILAGVLIAVGLWEIVVG, encoded by the coding sequence TTGGCGCAAGAAGCGACCGCCAGCGTAAGGCCCACGCCCAGGCGCCTGTCGCGCCGGCTGGGGGTGAAGGGCTGGGTCTACGCCGGGCGTTATCCCCTGGAACGCTACCTGTACACGCTGCACCGCATCGCGGGGCTGGGGCTGATGCTCTATCTCCCGCTCCACGTCTGGGTAACGGGCCAGCGGCTCAAGGGCCCCGAGGTGTGGGAAAGGACCATGGCGGCGCTGTCCACCCCCGTGTTCCGGTTCGGGGAGTTTTTGGTGCTGGCCGCCTTTCTTTTCCACGCGCTCAACGGCATCCGGTTGCTCTTGGGCCATCTCGGGTACAGCCTCGGGCGGCCGGCGACACCGGTCTATCCGTATCCTGTGGCGCTCCACCGGCAGCGGCCGCTGACCTCGATCCTCATGATCCTGGCCGGCGTGCTCATCGCCGTGGGGCTCTGGGAAATCGTGGTGGGCTAG
- a CDS encoding alpha/beta hydrolase codes for MYEKTGHFTGEDGLRLFYRSWTAAEAETAVPVVVVHGAFEHGGRYRHVGQWLSERGYDVFVPDLRGHGLSEGRRMWVERFSEYLTDLDRFLDQLARPDGRVLLVGHSMGGLIALHYALSRPRRLSALVLSAPWIRLRLRLNPLEQALAPVMASILPALERPSGIDPGALSRDPAVGRAYDADPLVTKRATVRWFVECSRAAAAIESAGTVPLEMPVMVLQGAADPIVDPATCRRVFERIEQPRKVLKWYPGVYHEIFNDPDHEQVLRDVVEWAASETMAAPGEQSPAR; via the coding sequence ATGTACGAGAAGACCGGGCATTTCACGGGGGAGGACGGGCTTCGGTTGTTCTACCGCTCATGGACGGCGGCGGAGGCGGAGACGGCCGTGCCCGTCGTGGTGGTGCACGGGGCCTTCGAGCATGGGGGACGCTACCGTCACGTAGGGCAATGGCTCAGCGAGCGGGGCTACGACGTCTTCGTGCCCGACCTGCGGGGGCACGGGCTCTCCGAAGGGCGCCGCATGTGGGTCGAGCGCTTTTCGGAGTACTTGACCGATCTGGACCGGTTCCTCGACCAGCTGGCGCGCCCGGACGGGCGGGTCTTGCTGGTCGGCCACAGCATGGGCGGTCTCATCGCGCTCCACTACGCCCTTTCGAGGCCTCGCCGCCTGTCGGCGCTGGTGCTCTCGGCGCCGTGGATCCGGCTGCGACTGCGCCTCAACCCCCTGGAGCAGGCCCTGGCCCCCGTGATGGCCTCCATCCTCCCGGCGCTCGAGCGTCCCTCGGGCATCGATCCGGGGGCGCTCAGCCGCGACCCGGCCGTGGGCCGGGCCTACGATGCGGATCCCCTGGTGACGAAGCGGGCGACGGTGCGGTGGTTCGTGGAGTGCTCCCGGGCAGCGGCGGCCATCGAGTCGGCGGGCACGGTGCCTCTGGAGATGCCCGTGATGGTGCTGCAGGGGGCGGCTGATCCCATCGTGGATCCTGCCACTTGCCGGAGAGTGTTCGAGCGGATCGAGCAGCCCCGCAAAGTCTTGAAATGGTATCCGGGCGTCTACCACGAGATCTTCAACGACCCCGACCACGAGCAGGTGCTCCGGGACGTGGTCGAGTGGGCGGCTTCCGAGACGATGGCGGCTCCCGGCGAGCAGAGCCCCGCTCGGTGA
- a CDS encoding ABC transporter permease: protein MAQPAAVAEEEVPEGYEGARPPGPSPARDLLRRWRHHPMALAGAIGLLLFAGMAVLAPVVAPYGPDAFSLGERLSPPWPVPGWAPGHWLGTDELGRDIVSRLFYGARLSLAVGAAAVVISGVVGTALGTAAGYFGGRLDQVVSRFADLLMAFPYLLFAILVMGILGPGLVNLVLALSFKAWVEFFRIARGETMAHKGRDYVEAARAIGRSSAGILWKEILPNVAPTLLVVATSRMGYMVLMEASLSFLGLGAPSDVPAWGSMVAAGRDHLVDAWWVSTIPGLAILLLVMSINGCGEGLRDILDPHLRGR, encoded by the coding sequence GTGGCCCAACCCGCCGCCGTGGCCGAAGAGGAGGTGCCGGAGGGGTACGAGGGCGCTCGGCCGCCCGGGCCGAGCCCGGCGCGCGACCTGCTGCGCCGCTGGCGTCACCATCCCATGGCGCTCGCGGGCGCCATCGGGTTGCTCCTGTTCGCCGGGATGGCCGTCCTGGCGCCGGTCGTCGCCCCGTACGGCCCGGATGCGTTCAGCCTGGGGGAGCGCCTTTCGCCCCCCTGGCCCGTGCCAGGGTGGGCACCGGGACACTGGCTCGGGACCGATGAACTCGGGCGCGACATCGTGTCGCGGCTTTTCTACGGCGCCAGGCTGTCGCTGGCGGTCGGGGCTGCGGCCGTGGTCATCTCGGGGGTCGTGGGCACCGCGCTGGGGACCGCCGCAGGGTACTTCGGAGGGCGGCTCGACCAGGTGGTGTCCCGTTTCGCCGATCTGTTGATGGCCTTTCCGTACCTGCTGTTCGCCATCCTCGTGATGGGGATCCTGGGGCCGGGTTTGGTCAATCTCGTGCTGGCGCTGTCGTTCAAAGCGTGGGTGGAGTTTTTCCGGATCGCTCGCGGCGAGACGATGGCGCACAAAGGCCGCGACTACGTCGAGGCGGCCAGGGCGATCGGCCGATCGAGCGCCGGGATCCTGTGGAAAGAGATCCTGCCCAACGTGGCACCCACGCTTCTCGTCGTCGCCACTTCGAGGATGGGGTACATGGTGCTCATGGAGGCCTCGCTGAGCTTCCTGGGGCTGGGGGCTCCCTCGGACGTCCCCGCGTGGGGTAGTATGGTGGCGGCAGGCCGGGACCACCTGGTGGACGCCTGGTGGGTGTCGACGATACCGGGCCTGGCGATCCTGCTCCTGGTCATGAGCATCAACGGATGCGGCGAGGGGCTAAGGGACATCCTCGACCCCCATCTGCGGGGACGATAG
- a CDS encoding ArsA family ATPase gives MAPPSSALASVLGRAGHAAGAGYARPTLLLTLGKGGTGKTTVAGALAVHLARQGLRVVAASIDPAHNLGDVLGAPLGPEPTPVASVPGLEALEVDTDRALDRYLEKLSSEVQHAYRYLQVLNLDGYLDTLRYSPGVEEHSVLEEMGRLLESARAREADVLVVDTPPTGLTLRVLALPGLSVRWAEQLQKVRRALLDRRRAVEHVLGPQSARLGEREVVLVSDETRDPISRILQRYREAMQHLQAALQDPERCGVLMVKNPDPLSTVETARALEQLAAFGIPVALVVVNKAPRGGEPGQACGADTAPVFPYPTRYVPLFSPEPIGVEALRRVAAYVV, from the coding sequence GTGGCCCCACCGTCGAGCGCCCTGGCGTCGGTCCTCGGCCGCGCCGGCCACGCCGCGGGGGCCGGTTACGCCAGGCCCACGCTCTTGCTCACCCTCGGCAAGGGGGGTACGGGCAAGACCACGGTAGCGGGCGCCCTCGCGGTGCACCTCGCACGGCAGGGACTCCGGGTGGTGGCCGCCTCCATCGACCCGGCCCATAACCTCGGAGACGTGCTGGGAGCACCACTCGGCCCCGAACCGACCCCCGTTGCCTCCGTCCCGGGCCTGGAGGCGCTCGAGGTCGACACGGACCGCGCGCTCGACCGCTACCTCGAAAAGCTCTCCTCCGAGGTGCAACACGCCTATCGATACCTGCAGGTGCTCAACCTCGACGGCTATCTCGACACGCTGCGCTACTCCCCCGGGGTCGAGGAGCACTCGGTGCTGGAGGAGATGGGGCGGCTGCTGGAAAGCGCCCGGGCCCGGGAGGCCGACGTCCTCGTGGTGGATACCCCGCCCACGGGGCTCACGCTGCGAGTGCTGGCGCTCCCCGGGCTCTCCGTGCGGTGGGCAGAGCAGCTGCAAAAGGTGCGAAGGGCCCTGCTCGACCGGCGGCGGGCCGTCGAGCACGTGCTGGGGCCTCAAAGCGCCCGCCTCGGCGAACGAGAGGTCGTCCTGGTCTCCGACGAGACGCGCGACCCCATCAGCCGGATCCTGCAACGGTACCGGGAAGCCATGCAGCATCTGCAGGCGGCACTACAGGACCCCGAAAGGTGCGGGGTGTTGATGGTGAAGAACCCCGATCCGCTGTCCACGGTCGAAACGGCTCGGGCCCTGGAGCAGCTCGCCGCCTTCGGCATCCCGGTCGCCCTGGTGGTGGTCAACAAGGCTCCCCGCGGCGGCGAGCCCGGCCAGGCCTGCGGAGCTGATACTGCCCCGGTCTTTCCTTACCCCACCCGGTACGTGCCGTTGTTCTCCCCCGAGCCCATCGGGGTCGAGGCGCTCCGGCGCGTGGCCGCCTACGTGGTGTAA
- a CDS encoding succinate dehydrogenase/fumarate reductase flavoprotein subunit, with amino-acid sequence MQTYTHDVLILGSGLAGLRAALEVLHVSGGRIDLGIVSKTQLMRAHSVCAEGGTAAVLRTDEGDSLELHAWDTVKGSDFLADQDVVFRFVEAMPKEILRLEHWGIPWSRRPDGRINQRPFGGHSFPRATFAADKTGFFEMQTLYDTIQRYGGFKRYDEWVATRILVKDGTFAGLTAWDLTTGEFALFRAKALIIATGGFCRIYGFTTYSYTVTGDGMAMAYRAGMPLKDMEFVQFHPTGLVPSGILITEAARGEGGYLRNREGRRFMEDYAPKMMELGPRDIVARAEMTEIENGRGFEHPSGLGYVELDLTHLGRERILERLPLIREVAIKFNGIDPIEKPLPVRPAAHYSMGGIHTDIDGKTPVEGIWAAGEAAAVSLHGANRLGTNSTAECLVWGSITGRKAAEHAMHQRTIPDAPVREAEEEQGRLEALLRQRGTENLYDIRSRLRRLMDEKVGVFREEKSLREALDEVRALKARMGSVKLDDKGWVYNTDLVSALELQNMLDLAEVIVLGALERRESRGAHARRDYPKRDDERFLAHTLAYRSDDGPRLEYLPVTITTWKPVERKY; translated from the coding sequence TTGCAAACCTACACGCACGACGTCTTGATCCTGGGAAGCGGCCTGGCCGGCTTGCGGGCGGCTCTCGAGGTGCTCCACGTCTCGGGCGGGCGGATCGACCTCGGTATCGTCTCCAAGACCCAGCTCATGCGGGCCCACTCGGTTTGCGCCGAAGGGGGTACCGCGGCCGTCTTGCGGACGGACGAAGGGGACAGCCTGGAGCTGCACGCCTGGGACACCGTCAAGGGGAGCGACTTCCTGGCCGACCAGGACGTGGTCTTCCGCTTCGTCGAGGCGATGCCCAAGGAGATCCTGCGCCTCGAGCACTGGGGCATTCCCTGGTCCCGGCGACCTGACGGGCGGATCAACCAGCGGCCCTTCGGAGGCCACAGCTTCCCCCGGGCGACCTTTGCCGCCGACAAGACCGGGTTTTTCGAGATGCAAACGCTCTACGACACCATCCAGCGCTACGGGGGCTTCAAGCGGTACGACGAGTGGGTGGCCACGCGGATTCTGGTGAAAGACGGCACGTTCGCAGGCCTCACCGCTTGGGATCTCACCACGGGGGAGTTCGCCCTCTTCCGGGCCAAGGCCCTCATCATCGCGACCGGAGGGTTTTGCCGCATCTACGGGTTCACGACGTACTCGTACACCGTGACGGGTGACGGCATGGCGATGGCCTACCGGGCCGGCATGCCGCTCAAGGACATGGAGTTCGTGCAGTTCCACCCGACGGGGCTGGTGCCGTCGGGTATCCTCATCACGGAGGCGGCCCGGGGCGAAGGGGGCTACTTGCGCAACCGGGAAGGGCGCCGGTTCATGGAGGACTACGCGCCCAAGATGATGGAGCTCGGCCCCCGCGACATCGTGGCCAGGGCTGAGATGACGGAGATCGAGAACGGGCGAGGGTTCGAGCATCCGAGCGGGCTCGGCTACGTCGAGCTCGACCTCACGCACCTGGGGCGGGAGCGGATCCTGGAGCGGCTGCCGCTCATTCGGGAGGTCGCCATCAAGTTCAACGGCATCGATCCCATCGAAAAGCCGTTGCCCGTGCGGCCGGCGGCCCACTACTCGATGGGCGGTATCCACACGGACATCGACGGCAAGACGCCGGTGGAGGGGATCTGGGCCGCCGGAGAGGCCGCGGCGGTGTCGCTGCACGGGGCCAACCGGCTGGGCACCAACTCCACGGCGGAGTGCCTGGTATGGGGCTCCATCACGGGGCGCAAGGCGGCGGAGCACGCCATGCACCAGCGCACCATTCCCGACGCCCCCGTCAGGGAGGCCGAAGAGGAACAGGGTCGGCTGGAGGCGCTGCTGCGCCAGCGGGGCACCGAAAACCTGTACGACATCCGGAGCCGGTTGCGCCGGCTCATGGACGAGAAAGTCGGCGTGTTCCGGGAGGAGAAGAGCCTGCGGGAGGCGCTCGACGAGGTGCGCGCCCTGAAGGCCCGGATGGGCTCCGTCAAGCTGGACGACAAGGGCTGGGTCTACAACACCGACCTGGTCTCGGCCCTGGAGCTCCAAAACATGCTGGACCTGGCGGAGGTCATCGTGCTGGGGGCCCTGGAGCGGCGGGAGTCGAGGGGGGCGCACGCCCGGCGGGACTATCCGAAACGGGACGACGAGCGTTTCCTGGCCCATACGCTCGCCTACCGCAGCGACGACGGACCCCGCCTGGAATACCTGCCGGTGACCATCACCACCTGGAAGCCGGTCGAACGCAAGTACTGA
- a CDS encoding class I SAM-dependent methyltransferase: MGTSRPAFAWFMHHVFARLQPAFLWQLRRELTRRARGRVLEVGAGDGVNLALYDPARVDHVFALEPDPAMRRYLLRAAVRAPVPVAVLGGDAEHLPLADGTVDSLVYSLVLCTARQPAAAMAEARRVLRPGGRLLLLEHVVSEHPRWRRVQQAVNPVWSAVGGGCHLDRDTLATVRHQGFSLRLLRALPGALTPLVLAEATRSAPFTR, from the coding sequence TTGGGGACCAGCCGTCCAGCCTTCGCGTGGTTCATGCACCACGTCTTCGCCCGTCTACAGCCTGCCTTCCTGTGGCAGCTGCGCCGCGAGCTGACGCGCCGGGCCCGGGGACGGGTGCTCGAGGTAGGGGCGGGCGACGGCGTCAACCTCGCGCTCTATGACCCCGCCCGTGTGGACCACGTCTTCGCCCTCGAGCCCGACCCTGCGATGCGCCGCTACCTGCTCCGGGCCGCCGTGCGCGCCCCCGTGCCCGTGGCCGTCCTGGGCGGCGATGCCGAGCACCTGCCCCTGGCAGACGGCACCGTCGACTCCCTGGTGTACAGCCTGGTGCTTTGCACCGCCCGCCAGCCGGCCGCCGCCATGGCCGAGGCCCGGCGGGTGCTCCGGCCGGGCGGGAGATTGCTGCTGCTCGAGCACGTGGTTTCCGAGCACCCCCGGTGGAGAAGGGTGCAACAGGCCGTCAACCCGGTCTGGTCGGCCGTGGGCGGCGGCTGCCACCTCGATCGGGACACCCTGGCCACTGTGCGCCATCAGGGCTTTTCCCTGCGCCTCTTGCGGGCGCTGCCGGGAGCGCTGACGCCCCTCGTGCTGGCGGAGGCGACCCGCTCCGCCCCTTTCACACGGTAG
- a CDS encoding carbon starvation CstA family protein codes for MTTWLLVIGVAVYVVSYLTYGRGLERSVVRADDSRPTPAHAMYDGVDYAPGHPLAIFGHHFASIAGAGPIVGPAIAVVWGWMPALLWIWFGNVVIGAVHDYLSVMASVRSEGKSVQWIAGKVMKPRTSWTMMVFIYVTLILVVAAFISIAATNFVANPEVPTSSLLFIVAAVVFGMLYYRYKMNFTVATLLGLLLTALAMWVGYVWPWHASFHTWIVVLGLYALAAASLPVWLLLQPRDYLNAYILFVGLGLGVVALLFTFRGIQLPAFTMWSAPAVGGVPSPFWPAIPLVIACGSLSGFHSLVASGTTSKQIDKESHGLPIGYGGMLTEGLLATLVVVTMGAFAMPVLSTVADKLAQAGISLDQLKADRIYFGNNLLKAAAPVGGALGLFNRSYGELLYQIFGLAPRLGALFAGLWVTAFVMTTMDTATRLARFTWQELVEPLKESSPGFHRVIANRWVGGAIVVILAGWLAWDGAYNTVWPAFAGANQMVAAVALLTSAMWAVKVQRASGGYRWATVAAGVFLWITVFAGVIWYIWAVPASPVIKGIFVLMAALSLLLLADFSISYRESRVELARVPVGGGR; via the coding sequence GTGACTACGTGGCTCCTGGTGATCGGCGTTGCGGTCTACGTCGTCTCCTACCTCACCTACGGCCGGGGACTCGAACGCTCCGTAGTGCGGGCCGATGACAGCCGCCCCACTCCCGCCCACGCCATGTACGACGGCGTCGACTACGCGCCCGGGCATCCGCTGGCCATCTTCGGCCACCACTTCGCCTCCATCGCGGGCGCCGGGCCCATCGTCGGGCCGGCCATCGCCGTGGTTTGGGGATGGATGCCGGCGCTGCTGTGGATCTGGTTTGGCAACGTCGTCATTGGCGCCGTCCATGACTACCTCTCGGTGATGGCCTCCGTGCGCAGCGAGGGTAAATCGGTGCAGTGGATCGCCGGTAAGGTCATGAAGCCGCGCACCTCGTGGACCATGATGGTGTTCATCTACGTGACGCTCATCCTGGTCGTGGCCGCCTTCATCAGCATCGCTGCCACCAACTTCGTGGCCAACCCCGAGGTGCCCACCTCCAGCCTGCTCTTCATCGTCGCGGCCGTCGTCTTCGGCATGCTGTACTACCGGTACAAGATGAACTTTACCGTCGCCACCCTGCTCGGGCTCCTGTTGACTGCGCTGGCCATGTGGGTCGGCTACGTCTGGCCCTGGCATGCCAGCTTCCATACGTGGATCGTCGTGCTGGGCCTGTACGCGCTGGCGGCCGCCAGCCTGCCCGTCTGGCTCTTGCTCCAGCCTCGGGACTATCTCAACGCGTACATCCTCTTCGTGGGGCTGGGGCTCGGTGTCGTGGCACTCCTCTTCACCTTCCGAGGCATTCAGCTACCGGCGTTCACGATGTGGAGCGCTCCGGCGGTAGGCGGCGTGCCGTCGCCCTTCTGGCCGGCCATCCCGCTCGTGATCGCGTGCGGTTCGCTCTCCGGTTTTCACTCGCTCGTCGCCTCGGGCACGACCTCCAAGCAGATCGACAAGGAGAGCCACGGCCTGCCGATCGGGTATGGCGGGATGCTGACCGAGGGCTTGCTCGCCACGCTGGTCGTCGTCACGATGGGCGCCTTTGCGATGCCCGTGCTGTCCACCGTCGCGGACAAGCTCGCTCAGGCGGGCATCTCGCTCGATCAGCTCAAAGCGGACCGGATCTACTTCGGCAACAACCTGCTCAAGGCGGCAGCCCCGGTGGGCGGCGCGTTGGGGCTGTTCAACCGGAGCTACGGCGAGTTGCTGTACCAGATCTTCGGGCTCGCCCCTCGCCTCGGGGCCCTGTTTGCCGGGCTGTGGGTGACCGCGTTCGTGATGACGACCATGGACACCGCCACGCGCCTCGCCCGGTTCACGTGGCAGGAGCTGGTCGAGCCCCTCAAGGAGTCGTCGCCCGGCTTCCATCGGGTCATCGCCAACCGGTGGGTCGGCGGCGCCATCGTCGTCATCCTGGCCGGTTGGCTCGCGTGGGATGGCGCTTACAATACCGTCTGGCCCGCTTTTGCAGGCGCCAACCAGATGGTGGCGGCCGTCGCGCTGCTGACGTCGGCCATGTGGGCCGTCAAGGTGCAGCGGGCTTCGGGCGGTTATCGCTGGGCTACGGTGGCAGCCGGGGTGTTCTTGTGGATCACGGTGTTCGCCGGGGTGATATGGTACATCTGGGCCGTGCCCGCCTCGCCCGTGATCAAGGGCATCTTCGTGCTGATGGCGGCGCTTTCGCTGCTGCTGTTGGCCGACTTCTCCATCTCGTACCGGGAGAGCCGGGTCGAGCTGGCCAGGGTGCCCGTGGGAGGCGGCCGGTGA
- a CDS encoding succinate dehydrogenase/fumarate reductase iron-sulfur subunit, translated as MSRASGSAAAPERAATVEQEAPSTPAAGKGTPKAAGSVTLRVARFDPYRDTELHWQTYQVPTVPGMTVLDALFSVKEHQDGSLAFRSSCRMGVCGSCGMFINGKPRLACQTQVVELGDTIEVAPLPNHDVIRDLVPDLTPTFEKHRAVKPYLIRQDGAEMEAPTREFRQTPEEMEAYLQFAYCLKCSLCVAACPTVATDPHFLGPQALAQAYRYTADSRDGGWAERLPVLDTTHGVYECHLAGACSEACPKGVDPAFGIQLLKRTVVRGGPDRAPAPVMGPLPPPSDKTPDGKPRLQAPPPTV; from the coding sequence ATGAGCAGAGCATCGGGAAGCGCTGCTGCGCCGGAGCGCGCGGCCACCGTGGAGCAGGAGGCTCCGTCTACGCCCGCGGCGGGCAAAGGGACCCCGAAGGCGGCCGGCTCCGTCACGCTGAGGGTGGCCCGGTTCGACCCGTACCGCGATACGGAGCTGCACTGGCAGACGTATCAGGTGCCCACGGTGCCGGGCATGACGGTGCTGGATGCGCTCTTCTCCGTCAAGGAGCACCAGGATGGTTCGCTGGCCTTCCGGAGCTCGTGCCGCATGGGCGTCTGCGGGTCGTGCGGGATGTTCATCAACGGCAAGCCCCGTCTCGCCTGCCAGACTCAGGTGGTGGAGCTCGGCGACACCATCGAGGTGGCGCCCCTGCCCAACCACGACGTCATCAGAGACCTGGTGCCGGACCTGACGCCGACCTTTGAGAAGCACCGGGCGGTCAAGCCGTACCTGATCCGGCAGGATGGGGCGGAGATGGAGGCTCCGACCCGGGAGTTCCGCCAGACCCCCGAGGAGATGGAGGCGTACCTCCAGTTCGCCTATTGCCTCAAGTGCAGCCTGTGCGTGGCGGCCTGCCCGACCGTGGCGACCGACCCGCACTTCCTGGGCCCGCAGGCGCTGGCGCAGGCCTACCGGTATACTGCGGATTCGCGGGATGGAGGCTGGGCGGAGCGGCTGCCCGTCCTCGACACGACGCACGGCGTGTACGAGTGCCACCTGGCCGGGGCCTGCAGCGAGGCGTGCCCCAAGGGGGTCGACCCGGCGTTTGGCATCCAGCTCCTCAAGCGAACGGTGGTGCGGGGCGGGCCGGACCGGGCGCCGGCGCCCGTGATGGGGCCTCTCCCGCCGCCTTCGGACAAGACGCCTGATGGCAAGCCGAGGCTCCAGGCGCCGCCGCCTACCGTGTGA
- a CDS encoding ABC transporter permease, whose product MKGVRVVRRLVSAVPLAAGVVLLTFLLLRLLPGDPVDAMMGQAGNVSQQEIQALRAQLDLDRPLGQQAVRFAGRLLHGDLGRSIRNSQPVTELIGQSLPATLELAVAAGVFAVLVAVPAGVIAALRHRSFLDHATMGAAFAGISMPAFWLGLVLILVFGVALGWLPTSGRLDPGMDVPAVTGWMTIDALLARDWEVFRSAVLHLILPAVTLGAELAAILSRVVRSSMLEVLRADYVRVARAKGVDEWHVVFRHALRNALVPAVTVLGLQMGVLLGGNMIVETVFSWPGLGRLVVGAIFARDYPVVQGAVMLYALTFLAANLLVDLAYALLNPRMASA is encoded by the coding sequence GTGAAAGGCGTGCGCGTGGTGCGCCGGCTGGTATCGGCGGTGCCGCTGGCAGCCGGCGTCGTGTTGCTGACGTTCTTGCTGTTGCGGCTGCTGCCGGGGGACCCGGTGGACGCCATGATGGGCCAGGCCGGCAACGTCAGCCAACAGGAAATCCAGGCGCTTCGGGCCCAGCTCGACCTCGACCGCCCGCTGGGGCAACAGGCGGTGCGCTTCGCCGGCAGGCTGCTGCACGGGGACCTGGGGCGCTCCATCCGCAACTCCCAGCCGGTGACCGAGCTCATCGGGCAGTCGCTGCCGGCGACCCTGGAGCTGGCGGTGGCAGCAGGGGTCTTTGCCGTGCTCGTCGCGGTGCCGGCGGGGGTGATCGCTGCCTTGCGCCACCGCAGCTTCCTGGATCATGCAACCATGGGCGCGGCGTTCGCCGGGATCTCCATGCCCGCCTTCTGGCTGGGGCTCGTGCTCATCCTGGTCTTCGGGGTCGCGCTGGGATGGCTGCCCACTTCGGGCCGGCTCGACCCCGGCATGGACGTGCCGGCCGTCACGGGGTGGATGACCATCGACGCGTTGCTCGCGCGGGACTGGGAAGTGTTTCGCTCGGCCGTGCTGCACCTGATCCTGCCGGCCGTGACCCTGGGAGCGGAGCTGGCGGCCATCCTCTCGCGGGTCGTGCGATCGAGCATGCTCGAGGTACTGCGCGCCGACTATGTCCGGGTAGCCCGGGCGAAGGGGGTGGACGAGTGGCACGTGGTGTTCCGGCATGCCCTGCGCAATGCCCTGGTACCGGCCGTGACCGTGCTGGGGCTGCAGATGGGGGTATTGCTGGGTGGCAACATGATCGTCGAGACGGTCTTCAGCTGGCCCGGCCTCGGAAGGCTGGTGGTGGGGGCCATCTTCGCGCGCGACTACCCGGTCGTCCAGGGAGCGGTCATGCTCTACGCGCTGACCTTCCTGGCCGCCAATCTACTGGTCGACCTCGCCTACGCGCTGCTCAACCCGCGCATGGCCTCCGCCTGA
- a CDS encoding aldo/keto reductase: MGEATLEYVRLGRAGVKVSRLCLGCMNFGWRTDEGESIRIIHRALDAGVNFLDTANVYGNRGGSETIVGKALKGRRDQVVLATKVFGEMGSGPNDRGTSRRHIMQQVEASLRRLQTEWIDLYQLHRPDPDTPMDETLSALNDLVRQGKVRYIGTSTFPAWQLVQMLWISDRMGFERIVSEQPPYSIFDRRVETEVLPACQAHGIGVIPWSPLAGGWLAGRYRRGAPIPEDARASDPNRRKWMGLDDEKAGRRYDAVEEIEKLAKERGVTISQFALAWVMAHPAVTAPIIGPRTLDQLEDNLRAAEIRLSGEEKEQVDRVVPPGTSLL; this comes from the coding sequence ATGGGGGAAGCAACGTTGGAGTACGTGCGGCTCGGACGGGCAGGCGTCAAGGTTTCGCGGCTTTGCCTGGGGTGCATGAACTTCGGGTGGCGCACGGATGAGGGCGAGTCCATCCGGATCATCCACCGGGCGCTGGATGCGGGGGTCAACTTCCTCGACACGGCCAACGTGTACGGCAACAGGGGCGGTTCGGAGACTATCGTGGGAAAGGCGCTCAAAGGCCGGCGCGATCAGGTGGTGCTCGCGACCAAAGTTTTCGGCGAGATGGGCAGCGGTCCCAACGACCGGGGCACGAGCCGGCGGCACATCATGCAGCAGGTCGAGGCGAGCCTGCGGCGGTTGCAGACGGAGTGGATCGACCTCTACCAACTCCACCGGCCGGACCCGGATACCCCGATGGACGAGACCTTGAGCGCCCTGAACGACTTGGTGCGCCAGGGAAAGGTGCGGTATATCGGTACGTCTACCTTCCCGGCGTGGCAGCTCGTGCAAATGCTCTGGATCAGTGACCGCATGGGCTTCGAGCGGATCGTGAGCGAGCAGCCTCCTTACAGCATCTTCGATAGGCGAGTCGAGACCGAGGTGTTGCCCGCCTGCCAGGCTCACGGCATCGGGGTGATTCCCTGGAGCCCGCTGGCCGGGGGATGGCTGGCGGGCCGGTACCGGCGAGGCGCTCCCATCCCCGAGGATGCCCGGGCGTCCGACCCCAACCGGCGCAAGTGGATGGGCCTCGACGACGAGAAGGCAGGGCGCCGGTACGATGCGGTGGAAGAGATCGAAAAGCTGGCGAAGGAGCGGGGGGTCACCATCAGCCAGTTTGCCCTGGCCTGGGTGATGGCGCACCCGGCGGTGACGGCGCCCATCATCGGCCCCCGTACGCTCGATCAGCTGGAGGACAACCTGCGGGCCGCCGAGATCCGGCTGAGCGGCGAGGAAAAGGAGCAGGTGGACCGGGTGGTGCCGCCGGGCACGTCGCTGCTCTGA